In Equus przewalskii isolate Varuska chromosome 15, EquPr2, whole genome shotgun sequence, a single genomic region encodes these proteins:
- the DCAF1 gene encoding DDB1- and CUL4-associated factor 1, which produces MTTVAVHVDSKAELTTLLEQWEKEHGSGQDMVPILTRMSELIEKETEEYRKGDPDPFDDRHPGRADPECMLGHLLRILFKNDDFMNALVNAYVMTSREPPLNTAACRLLLDIMPGLETAVVFQEKEGIVENLFKWAREADQPLRTYSTGLLGGAMENQDIAANYRDENSQLVAIVLRRLRELQLQEVALRQENKRPSPRKLSSEPLLPLDEEAVDMDYGDMAVDVVDGEQEEASGDMEISFHLDSGHKTSSRVNSATKPEEGGLRKNKLAKQGDRESFRKAKQKLGFSSSDPDRMFVELSNSSWSEMSPWVIGTNYTLYPMTPAIEQRLILQYLTPLGEYQELLPIFMQLGSRELMMFYIDLKQTNDVLLTFEALKHLASLLLHNKFATEFVAHGGVQKLLEIPRPSMAATGVSMCLYYLSYNQDAMERVCMHPHNVLSDVVNYTLWLMECSHASGCCHATMFFSICFSFRAVLELFDRYDGLRRLVNLISTLEILNLEDQGALLSDDEIFASRQTGKHTCMALRKYFEAHLAIKLEQVKQSLQRTEGGILVHPQPPYKACSYTHEQIVEMMEFLIEYGPAQLYWEPAEVFLKLSCVQLLLQLISIACNWKTYYARNDTVRFALDVLAILTVVPKIQLQLAESVDVLDEAGSTVSTVGISIILGVAEGEFFIHDAEIQKSALQIIINCVCGPDNRISSIGKFISGTPRRKLPQTPKSSEHTLAKMWNVVQSNNGIKVLLSLLSIKMPITDADQIRALACKALVGLSRSSTVRQIISKLPLFSSCQIQQLMKEPVLQDKRSDHVKFCKYAAELIERVSGKPLLIGTDVSLARLQKADVVAQSRISFPEKELLLLIRNHLISKGLGETATVLTKEADLPMTAASHSSAFTPVTAAASPVSLPRTPRIANGIATRLGSHPAVGAAAPSAPTAHPQPRPPQGSLALPGPSYAGNSPLIGRISFIRERPSPCNGRKIRVLRQKSDHGAYSQSPAIKKQLDRHLPSPPTLDSIITEYLREQHARCKNPVATCPPFSLFTPHQCPEPKQRRQAPINFTSRLNRRASFPKYGGVDGGCFDRHLIFSRFRPISVFREANEDESGFTCCAFSARERFLMLGTCTGQLKLYNVFSGQEEASYNCHNSAITHLEPSRDGSLLLTSATWSQPLSALWGMKSVFDMKHSFTEDHYVEFSKHSQDRVIGTKGDIAHIYDIQTGNKLLTLFNPDLANNYKRNCATFNPTDDLVLNDGVLWDVRSAQAIHKFDKFNMNISGVFHPNGLEVIINTEIWDLRTFHLLHTVPALDQCRVVFNHTGTVMYGAMLQPDDEDELIEERMKSPFGSSFRTFNATDYKPIATIDVKRNIFDLCTDTKDCYLAVIENQGSMDALNMDTVCRLYEVGRQRLAEDEDEEEDQEEEEQEEEDDDEDDDDTDDLDELDTDQLLEAELEEDDNNENAGEDGDNDFSPSDEELANLLEEGEDGEDEDSDADEEVELILGDTDSSDNSDLEDDIILSLNE; this is translated from the exons GAAGGAATTGTTGAGAATCTGTTCAAATGGGCCAGAGAGGCTGATCAGCCACTGAGAACATATTCTACTGGACTATTAGGAGGTGCTATGGAAAATCAAGACATTGCTGCCAACTACCGGGATGAAAATTCACAGCTG GTGGCAATAGTACTGCGAAGACTGAGGGAGCTACAGCTTCAGGAAGTGGCTCTGCGGCAAGAAAACAAGCGTCCCAGCCCACGAAAGCTCTCCTCTGAACCCCTTTTGCCTCTGGATGAAGAAGCTGTGGATATGGACTATGGCGACATGGCTGTAGATGTAGTGGATGGTGAACAAGAGGAAGCCTCTGGAGACATGGAGATCTCCTTTCATCTTGATTCAGGCCACAAGACCAGTAGCAGAGTGAACTCAGCaaccaaacctgaggaaggaggaTTGAGGAAAAATAAGTTGGCCAAACAGGGTGACAGAGAGAGCTTTAGGAAAGCCAAGCAAAAGTTGGGCTTTTCATCATCTGATCCAGATCGCATGTTTGTGGAGCTGTCTAATAGCAGCTGGTCAGAAATGTCCCCTTGGGTGATTGGCACCAATTATACCCTTTATCCTATGACTCCTGCTATTGAGCAGCGACTTATTCTCCAGTATTTGACTCCCTTAGGAGAATATCAGGAG ttacttcCCATATTCATGCAGCTTGGATCACGGGAGTTGATGATGTTCTATATTGACCTGAAACAGACTAATGATGTCCTGCTTACGTTTGAGGCACTAAAG CACCTAGCATCTCTCCTGCTTCATAACAAGTTTGCCACAGAATTTGTTGCACATGGTGGAGTACAGAAATTACTGGAAATTCCTCGTCCTTCCATGGCTGCAACTGGTGTATCCATGTGCTTGTATTACCTGTCCTACAACCAGGATGCCATGGAAAGA gttTGCATGCATCCCCACAATGTTCTGTCTGATGTGGTGAACTATACCCTGTGGTTAATGGAATGTTCTCATGCCTCAGGCTGCTGCCATGCTACCATGTTTTTCTCAATCTGCTTCTCCTTTCGGGCCGTGTTGGAGCTCTTTGACCGCTATGATGGTCTTCGTCGTCTGGTGAACTTG ATCAGTACTTTGGAGATTCTAAATTTAGAAGATCAGGGTGCACTTCTGAGTGATGATGAAATATTTGCTAGCCGACAAACTGGGAAGCATACCTGCATGGCCCTGCGCAAGTACTTTGAGGCTCACCTGGCCATTAAATTGGAACAAGTGAAGCAGTCACTTCAGAGGACTGAGGGAGGCATTCTTGTCCATCCTCAACCCCCGTACAAG GCATGTTCGTATACTCATGAACAGATTGTGGAAATGATGGAGTTTTTGATAGAATATGGCCCAGCACAGCTATACTGGGAACCAGCTGAAGTCTTCCTCAAACTTTCTTGTGTCCAACTCTTATTGCAGCTTATTTCAATTGCCTGCAATTGGAAGACCTACTATGCAAG GAATGACACTGTGCGCTTTGCTCTGGATGTCCTGGCTATTCTTACTGTTGTGCCAAAAATCCAGCTCCAGTTGGCAGAATCAGTGGATGTGCTGGATGAGGCTGGCTCCACTGTCTCCACTGTAG gTATCAGCATTATTTTGGGAGTGGCTGAGGGTGAGTTCTTTATCCATGATGCTGAAATTCAGAAGTCAGCACTTCAGATTATCATCAATTGTGTATGTGGCCCAGATAACCGAATTTCCAGTATTGGCAAATTTATTTCTGGAACTCCTCGGAGAAAGCTGCCTCAGACTCCCAAAAGCAGCGAGCACACCCTGGCCAAGATGTGGAATGTGGTCCAGTCCAACAATGGCATCAAGGTGCTCCTATCCTTACTCTCCATCAAGATGCCCATCACAGATGCAGACCAGATCCGGGCCCTGGCCTGCAAGGCCCTAGTGGGCCTGTCTCGCAGTAGCACTGTCCGGCAGATCATCAGCAAACTGCCCCTTTTCAGCAGCTGCCAGATCCAACAGCTGATGAAGGAGCCTGTGCTGCAGGACAAGCGCAGTGATCATGTCAAGTTCTGCAAGTATGCCGCTGAGCTCATTGAACGGGTGTCAGGAAAGCCACTTCTCATTGGCACTGATGTGTCCCTGGCACGACTACAGAAAGCAGATGTTGTTGCCCAGTCAAGGATCTCCTTCCCTGAGAAAGAGCTGCTTCTGTTGATACGAAACCATCTCATTTCAAAAGGGCTTGGGGAGACAGCAACCGTGCTGACGAAAGAGGCTGACCTACCCATGACTGCTGCCTCCCATTCTTCTGCCTTCACCCCAgtcactgctgctgcttctcctgtcTCTCTTCCCCGAACCCCTCGCATCGCCAATGGCATTGCAACTCGACTGGGCAGCCATCCTGCTGTGGGTGCCGCTGCCCCTTCTGCTCCCACTGCTCATCCTCAGCCACGACCCCCCCAGGGTTCACTAGCTCTGCCTGGCCCGTCTTATGCAGGCAACTCCCCTTTGATTGGTAGGATCAGTTTTATCAGAGAGAGGCCATCACCTTGCAATGGCAGGAAAATCAGAGTGTTGCGGCAGAAGTCGGACCATGGCGCCTATAGCCAAAgcccagccataaaaaagcagTTGGACAGACATCTTCCTTCCCCACCTACGCTGGACAGTATCATCACAGAATATCTTAGAGAGCAGCATGCGCGCTGCAAGAACCCAGTTGCCACCTGcccacctttctctctctttactccTCACCAATGTCCTGAGCCAAAACAGAGGCGGCAAGCGCCAATAAACTTTACCTCAAGGCTAAACCGCAGGGCATCATTTCCAAAGTATGGAGGGGTGGATGGCGGATGCTTTGATAGGCACCTTATCTTTAGCAG gTTTCGTCCTATTTCAGTGTTCCGGGAAGCCAATGAAGATGAGAGTGGCTTCACCTGCTGTGCATTTTCAGCACGGGAGCGATTCCTGATGCTTGGCACCTGCACTGGGCAGTTGAAGTTGTATAATGTGTTTAGTGGACAGGAGGAGGCTAGCTATAACTGTCACAACTCGGCTATCACACACCTTGAACCTTCCAGG GATGGATCCTTGCTACTGACATCTGCTACTTGGAGCCAGCCTCTGTCTGCACTTTGGGGAATGAAATCAGTATTTGATATGAA GCATTCCTTCACAGAAGATCACTATGTTGAGTTCAGTAAGCACTCTCAGGATCGAGTCATAGGCACAAAAGGAGACATTGCCCAC ATTTATGATATTCAGACTGGCAACAAGCTGTTGACTCTGTTTAACCCAGATCTTGCCAACAACTACAAGAGGAACTGTGCCACGTTTAATCCTACAGATGATCTTGTGTTAAACGATGGCGTCCTCTGGGATGTCCGCTCTGCACAGGCCATCCACAAGTTTGACAAGTTCAACATGAACATCAGTGGCGTTTTCCATCCGAATGGGCTGGAGGTCATCATTAATACTGAGATT TGGGACCTTCGCACTTTCCATCTTTTACACACAGTTCCTGCTCTGGATCAGTGTCGTGTGGTGTTCAACCACACAGGGACAGTGATGTATGGAg CTATGTTGCAGCCAGACGATGAAGATGAGTTAATAGAAGAGAGGATGAAAAGCCCTTTTGGATCATCTTTCCGAACATTTAATGCAACTGACTACAAACCTATAG CAACCATTGATGTGAAACGGAACATCTTTGACTTGTGTACAGACACCAAAGACTGCTATCTTGCTGTCATTGAG AACCAAGGCAGCATGGATGCTCTGAACATGGATACAGTGTGCAGGCTATATGAAGTGGGCAGGCAGCGTCTGGCAGAGGatgaggatgaagaggaggacCAG gaagaggaagaacaggaggaagaagatgatgatgaagatgatgacgaCACTGATGATCTAGATGAGCTTGACACTGACCAGTTGCTGGAGGCGGAGTTGGAGGAGGATGACAACAACGAGAACGCAGGGGAGGATGGGGACAATGACTTTTCTCCTTCTGATGAGGAGCTAGCAAATCTTCTAGAGGAGGGAGAGGACGGGGAGGACGAAGACTCTGATGCAGACGAGGAAGTGGAACTGATCCTGGGGGACA